A DNA window from Amycolatopsis sp. DSM 110486 contains the following coding sequences:
- a CDS encoding serine/threonine-protein kinase → MSSEGTIVGGRYRLDQPIGRGRAGIVWQAFDTRLFRTVAMKRMYLPVGLPPDRAEQARAAVMQEGKDAARVDHASAITVYDVLPDGPDVWLVMEYIPSRGMASFLAEHGRLTPEQAASLGIMLGDAMAAIHAAGIVHRTLEPGTVLLADDGGVKLTDIGITGGGAHPAYRAPEVTRGAPASPAADVFSLGATLYTAVEGVPPFGEDGEASERPPQNSGVLAAALRKMLRMDPTARPTMADTVAALSAITEGREQTAFIPPTAPAMPTMPASWPLPPQQPGQPGPLMQMPVQQVPYAPAAPQPMQQPMAAQPTQQIPPQQQPVQQQPLQPPSARFVPSAAQQAVSAAEVRQKAAARRKLILMVAAILCAVLIGIGVSELFFV, encoded by the coding sequence TTGAGTTCAGAAGGCACCATCGTCGGCGGCCGGTACCGGCTCGACCAGCCGATCGGCCGCGGCCGCGCGGGCATCGTGTGGCAAGCGTTCGACACGCGGCTGTTCCGCACGGTCGCGATGAAGCGCATGTACCTGCCCGTCGGCCTGCCGCCGGACCGCGCCGAGCAAGCGCGCGCCGCGGTGATGCAGGAGGGCAAGGACGCGGCGCGCGTGGATCACGCGAGCGCGATCACCGTGTACGACGTGCTGCCCGACGGACCTGACGTCTGGCTGGTGATGGAGTACATCCCGTCGCGCGGGATGGCGTCGTTCCTCGCCGAGCACGGACGGCTCACGCCCGAGCAGGCGGCGTCGCTCGGGATCATGCTGGGCGACGCGATGGCGGCGATCCACGCGGCCGGCATCGTGCACCGCACGCTCGAACCCGGCACCGTGCTGCTGGCCGACGACGGCGGCGTGAAGCTCACCGACATCGGCATCACCGGCGGCGGGGCGCACCCTGCCTACCGCGCGCCCGAGGTGACCCGCGGTGCCCCGGCCTCGCCGGCCGCCGACGTGTTCTCGCTCGGCGCCACGCTGTACACGGCCGTGGAGGGCGTGCCGCCGTTCGGTGAGGACGGCGAGGCGTCCGAGCGGCCGCCGCAGAACTCCGGGGTGCTCGCCGCCGCGTTGCGCAAGATGCTGCGGATGGACCCGACGGCACGTCCGACGATGGCCGACACGGTGGCCGCGCTCAGCGCCATCACCGAGGGCCGAGAGCAGACCGCGTTCATCCCGCCGACGGCACCCGCGATGCCGACCATGCCCGCGTCGTGGCCGCTGCCCCCGCAGCAGCCGGGCCAGCCGGGGCCGTTGATGCAGATGCCGGTGCAGCAGGTGCCCTACGCGCCGGCCGCACCGCAGCCCATGCAGCAGCCGATGGCCGCCCAGCCCACGCAGCAGATCCCGCCCCAGCAGCAGCCGGTGCAGCAGCAGCCCCTGCAGCCGCCGTCCGCGCGGTTCGTGCCGTCGGCGGCTCAGCAGGCGGTGTCGGCCGCGGAGGTGCGGCAGAAGGCGGCCGCCCGCCGGAAGTTGATCCTCATGGTCGCCGCGATCCTGTGCGCG
- a CDS encoding serine/threonine-protein kinase, giving the protein MSDEGRLVAGRYRIIGRIGSGAMGAVWQAHDEVLGRTVAVKQLLMQPGLDEHDAEDARQRTMREGRIAARLHHPNAISVFDVVTDDNGQPCLIMEYLNSTSLAQVLQERGTLPPLEVARIGAQVAAALREAHAVGIVHRDIKPGNILLAGNGTVKITDFGISRAKDDVTVTKTGMIAGTPAYLAPEVAIGGDPGPESDVFSLGSTLYAACEGQPPFGLSENTLSLLHAVAAGQINPPRQSGPLASVLAVLLHPDIHHRPTAEECEELLASVARGETPLGGPAGETVMVASAGTLGAAAVAGAAATHLFPEEDMDDAAHSGTLLDAPGPAQQYYDDEAEYPAAAAYPENDYDRYDQQYQGEPPLYGDPGRNGLAATRSVPTHDAYNQYDDQYDDGYDDGYDEPPPPRAQTSPTDDEDEKPGAWKKPAIIGAIVVVGLVALGVWLLSSNNPPDASQQPAPPATSSNVVPTTGTAPSSEEATTSEEETSSSEESSSRETSSSRRSTPRTTSSRETTSRPTKTPTSTPDEPTSSDNPPSSSNIPSSPPANP; this is encoded by the coding sequence GTGAGCGACGAGGGTCGTCTGGTCGCCGGCCGGTACCGCATCATCGGCCGGATCGGCTCGGGCGCGATGGGTGCCGTCTGGCAGGCACACGACGAGGTGCTGGGCCGCACGGTGGCCGTCAAGCAGCTGCTGATGCAGCCGGGCCTCGATGAGCACGACGCCGAAGACGCCCGGCAGCGCACCATGCGCGAGGGCCGCATCGCCGCGCGCTTGCACCACCCCAACGCGATCTCGGTGTTCGACGTCGTCACCGACGACAACGGGCAGCCGTGCCTGATCATGGAGTACCTCAACTCCACGAGCCTGGCCCAGGTCCTGCAGGAGCGCGGCACGCTGCCGCCGCTGGAGGTCGCGCGGATCGGCGCGCAGGTGGCCGCCGCGCTGCGCGAGGCGCACGCCGTCGGCATCGTCCACCGCGACATCAAGCCGGGCAACATCCTGCTGGCCGGCAACGGCACCGTGAAGATCACCGACTTCGGCATCTCGCGCGCCAAGGACGACGTCACGGTCACCAAGACCGGGATGATCGCCGGCACGCCCGCCTACCTCGCGCCCGAGGTCGCGATCGGCGGTGACCCCGGCCCCGAGTCCGACGTGTTCTCGCTGGGCTCCACGCTGTACGCCGCGTGCGAGGGCCAGCCGCCGTTCGGGCTGTCGGAGAACACGCTGAGCCTGCTGCACGCCGTGGCCGCGGGGCAGATCAACCCGCCGCGCCAGTCGGGCCCGCTCGCGAGCGTGCTCGCCGTGCTGCTGCACCCCGACATCCACCACCGGCCCACCGCCGAGGAGTGCGAAGAGCTGCTGGCCTCCGTCGCACGGGGCGAAACGCCGCTGGGCGGACCGGCCGGCGAGACCGTGATGGTGGCCTCGGCCGGCACGCTGGGCGCTGCCGCCGTGGCCGGCGCGGCCGCCACGCACCTGTTCCCCGAAGAGGACATGGACGACGCCGCGCACTCTGGCACGCTGCTCGACGCGCCCGGCCCGGCGCAGCAGTACTACGACGACGAGGCCGAGTACCCCGCGGCCGCCGCGTATCCCGAGAACGACTACGACCGGTACGACCAGCAATACCAGGGCGAGCCGCCGCTGTACGGCGACCCGGGGCGCAACGGCCTGGCCGCCACCCGGTCCGTGCCGACCCACGACGCCTACAACCAGTACGACGACCAGTACGACGACGGGTATGACGACGGCTACGACGAGCCGCCGCCCCCGCGGGCCCAGACCAGCCCCACCGACGACGAGGACGAGAAGCCCGGCGCGTGGAAGAAGCCGGCGATCATCGGCGCGATCGTGGTGGTCGGCCTGGTGGCGCTCGGCGTGTGGCTGCTGAGCTCGAACAACCCGCCCGACGCTTCGCAGCAGCCCGCTCCCCCGGCGACGTCGTCGAACGTGGTTCCGACCACGGGCACGGCGCCTTCGAGCGAGGAAGCAACCACGAGCGAGGAAGAGACGTCCTCTTCAGAGGAGTCCTCTTCACGCGAGACGTCGTCGTCTCGCCGAAGCACGCCCCGGACGACTTCGTCGCGGGAAACCACCTCGAGGCCGACGAAGACTCCGACGTCGACTCCGGACGAGCCGACGTCCTCGGACAACCCGCCGTCGTCGTCCAACATCCCGAGTTCGCCGCCGGCCAACCCTTGA